The Pontibacter pudoricolor genome contains a region encoding:
- a CDS encoding DUF2200 domain-containing protein, producing MKTTPEHDAKIANMTFASVYPHYLTKVERKGRTKEELHQVIAWLTGYDDKKLQELVDGKATFETFFREANLNPNAHLVTGVICGYRIEEIENPLTKQVRYLDKLVDELAKGRKMEKILRQA from the coding sequence TTGAAAACAACACCCGAACACGACGCAAAGATAGCAAACATGACATTTGCCTCCGTTTATCCGCACTACCTTACAAAAGTTGAGCGCAAAGGCAGGACAAAAGAAGAGCTACATCAGGTAATAGCGTGGCTGACAGGCTATGATGATAAAAAACTGCAGGAACTGGTTGACGGGAAAGCAACGTTTGAAACCTTCTTCAGGGAGGCAAACCTGAACCCGAATGCGCATCTGGTTACGGGCGTAATCTGTGGTTACCGGATAGAAGAAATCGAAAATCCGTTGACAAAACAAGTAAGGTATTTAGACAAGCTGGTAGATGAACTGGCGAAAGGCAGGAAGATGGAGAAGATCTTACGACAAGCCTGA
- a CDS encoding DUF1801 domain-containing protein, translated as MKEEIQGFNNKQSAADKEICDLLATAIDLELTEAESKIWHAHPVWFLDGNPVVGYCKLKDCVRLMFWSGADFGEEKLIVTTGKFKDASIRYTNLDQVDLSDLERWLKMAREIQWDYKNLVKRKGQLERLK; from the coding sequence ATGAAAGAAGAAATCCAGGGTTTTAACAACAAACAATCGGCTGCTGATAAAGAAATTTGTGACCTGCTTGCCACTGCAATTGATCTTGAACTGACTGAGGCTGAAAGCAAAATCTGGCATGCACACCCTGTCTGGTTTTTAGATGGTAATCCGGTTGTTGGCTACTGTAAATTAAAAGACTGTGTCCGGCTGATGTTTTGGAGCGGTGCCGATTTCGGAGAAGAAAAACTTATAGTTACTACAGGTAAATTTAAGGATGCCTCTATTCGTTACACCAACCTAGACCAGGTTGATTTATCTGATTTGGAAAGGTGGTTGAAGATGGCAAGAGAGATACAATGGGACTATAAAAACCTGGTGAAAAGAAAAGGACAACTAGAAAGATTAAAATAA
- the xerD gene encoding site-specific tyrosine recombinase XerD has translation MTWNITVKQFEQYLRLEKSLSGHSVEAYLRDVRKLTDFLELKGLQVAPENITPTILRDFLEWVNELGMTVHSQARTLSGIRAFYKFLIMEDMLTADPSETIEAPKLDRKLPDTLNFHEIEQLLAAIDLSTPEGTRNRAMLETLYSSGLRVSELLDLKLSNLYEDMGFLKVAGKGDKERLVPIGRDALKHIKLYREGVRCHLKIKKGHEDIVFLNRRGSRLTRVMVFTIIKDLAARAGIQKQVSPHTFRHSFATHLIEGGADLRAVQEMLGHESITTTEIYTHLDRDYLKQVIKDFHPRS, from the coding sequence ATGACCTGGAATATAACTGTTAAGCAATTTGAACAATACCTGCGGCTGGAGAAGTCGTTGTCGGGCCACTCGGTGGAGGCCTATTTGCGTGATGTTAGAAAGCTGACAGATTTCCTGGAACTGAAAGGGTTGCAGGTTGCCCCCGAAAACATAACCCCAACTATACTCCGCGATTTCCTGGAATGGGTAAACGAACTGGGGATGACGGTGCACTCGCAGGCGCGAACGCTGTCGGGTATCCGGGCATTTTATAAGTTCCTGATCATGGAAGACATGCTGACCGCCGACCCGTCCGAAACGATAGAAGCCCCCAAGCTTGACCGGAAACTACCTGATACCCTTAACTTTCATGAAATAGAACAACTGCTGGCCGCCATAGACCTTTCCACTCCCGAAGGAACCCGCAACCGTGCCATGCTGGAAACTCTCTATAGTTCGGGGCTGCGTGTATCCGAGTTGCTGGATCTGAAACTGAGTAACCTGTACGAGGATATGGGCTTTCTGAAAGTGGCAGGTAAGGGCGACAAGGAACGCCTTGTGCCGATCGGGCGCGACGCATTGAAGCACATTAAACTATACCGCGAAGGCGTGCGTTGCCATCTTAAAATCAAAAAAGGGCATGAGGATATTGTGTTCCTGAACCGCCGTGGCTCCAGGCTTACGCGCGTTATGGTTTTCACGATCATCAAAGACCTGGCTGCCAGAGCCGGCATACAAAAACAGGTAAGTCCGCACACGTTCCGCCATTCGTTTGCCACGCACTTAATAGAAGGCGGCGCCGACCTGCGCGCTGTGCAGGAAATGCTGGGCCACGAATCTATTACCACCACCGAAATTTATACCCACCTGGACAGAGATTATCTGAAACAGGTCATCAAGGATTTTCATCCGAGAAGTTAG
- the aroQ gene encoding type II 3-dehydroquinate dehydratase, whose amino-acid sequence MKILILNGPNLNLLGIREKAVYGSRSFEDYFEELKEAFPALELTYFQSNTEGTLIDKLHEVGFTYKGIVFNAGAYTHTSVALSDAVKAIEAPVVEVHISNIYAREAFRHKSMLAPYCTGSIVGFGLESYRLALQYFERLKPKQIGFGAK is encoded by the coding sequence ATGAAAATACTGATCCTGAATGGACCTAACCTGAATTTGCTCGGCATCCGAGAGAAAGCGGTGTATGGCTCCCGTTCGTTCGAAGATTATTTTGAGGAGCTGAAAGAAGCTTTTCCGGCACTGGAGCTAACTTATTTCCAGAGCAACACCGAAGGCACTTTAATCGACAAATTGCACGAAGTCGGGTTTACCTACAAAGGGATCGTATTTAATGCAGGTGCCTATACACATACATCGGTTGCCTTATCTGATGCCGTTAAAGCCATAGAAGCGCCTGTTGTGGAAGTGCATATCTCCAACATTTATGCCCGCGAAGCTTTCCGGCACAAAAGTATGCTGGCACCGTATTGCACCGGCTCTATAGTTGGCTTTGGCCTGGAGAGTTACCGCCTGGCGCTGCAGTACTTCGAACGCCTGAAGCCTAAACAAATTGGTTTCGGTGCTAAATAA
- a CDS encoding aminotransferase class V-fold PLP-dependent enzyme, giving the protein MILNFYPGPSKIYPEVRAYMTDAYDEGILGAPHRGEQFVQLSRATVGLVKRKLNIPEDYYIFFTSGATECWEILIQSLTKHKSYHIYNGSFGEKWYDYAKKLRPHAEGISFDLNEAMPVEQLTISADTELICLTQNETSNGTQVSATTILNLHNRYRDTLIAVDATSSMAGLNLKIIKADIWFASVQKCFGLPPGLGVMACSPRAIFRAKQMAERGHYNSLVGIYEKMLNYQTTHTPNVLGIYLLRRVLEDRPFIKGIEQELVDRSTALYEFFAQFQDIQLLVENEEVRSRTVIALQASERLVDDIKKRALHHNIRLGNGYGAWQRNTFRIANFPAILDEEYEELKRFFLHYYA; this is encoded by the coding sequence ATGATACTCAATTTTTATCCCGGCCCATCTAAAATTTACCCCGAAGTACGCGCCTACATGACAGATGCTTACGACGAAGGTATTTTAGGAGCACCGCACCGCGGAGAGCAGTTTGTACAGCTTTCGAGGGCTACGGTAGGCTTAGTAAAACGCAAACTTAACATTCCCGAAGATTATTACATCTTCTTTACCTCCGGGGCTACAGAGTGCTGGGAAATTCTTATTCAAAGTCTTACAAAGCATAAAAGCTATCATATTTACAACGGCTCTTTCGGGGAGAAATGGTACGACTATGCTAAAAAACTACGCCCGCACGCTGAAGGCATTTCCTTCGATCTGAATGAGGCCATGCCGGTGGAACAGTTAACAATAAGCGCTGATACCGAACTTATCTGCTTAACCCAGAACGAGACATCGAACGGCACCCAGGTTTCGGCCACTACTATCCTTAACCTGCATAACCGCTACCGCGACACCTTAATTGCTGTAGATGCTACCTCGTCTATGGCGGGCCTGAACCTTAAAATCATAAAAGCAGATATCTGGTTTGCCTCGGTACAGAAATGCTTTGGGCTGCCTCCCGGGCTTGGTGTTATGGCGTGTTCGCCGCGCGCTATTTTCAGGGCGAAGCAGATGGCCGAACGCGGGCACTATAACAGCCTGGTAGGTATCTACGAAAAAATGCTGAACTACCAGACCACGCACACGCCAAACGTGCTGGGTATATACCTGTTGCGCCGTGTGCTCGAAGACCGTCCGTTCATTAAAGGCATTGAACAGGAACTGGTAGACCGCTCGACAGCCCTTTACGAATTCTTTGCCCAGTTCCAGGATATACAGTTGCTGGTAGAGAATGAAGAGGTGCGCTCCCGTACAGTTATTGCTTTACAGGCCAGCGAGCGTTTGGTGGATGATATTAAAAAACGTGCCCTGCACCATAACATAAGGCTTGGAAATGGCTATGGCGCATGGCAGCGCAATACATTTCGTATCGCAAACTTCCCGGCCATACTGGATGAAGAGTATGAAGAACTAAAACGCTTTTTCCTGCACTATTACGCCTAA
- a CDS encoding MarC family protein, with product MFNFKEIISVTLILFAIIDILGSIPIIINLRKREGVIQSEKATIISGVLMIAFLFVGDGILKLFGIDFQSFAMAGAIIIFIIGLEMILGKDFFHTDPEIKSGSIVPLAFPLIVGAGTMTTLLSLRAAYSVPNILVGIILNLLFVYIVLKASPWIEKRLGKAGADVLRKVFGVILLAIAIKLFKSNLPI from the coding sequence ATTTTTAACTTCAAGGAAATCATATCGGTAACGCTGATCCTGTTTGCGATCATCGATATTCTGGGCTCTATCCCGATCATTATTAACCTGCGTAAGCGCGAAGGCGTTATCCAGTCCGAAAAAGCCACCATCATTTCCGGGGTGCTGATGATCGCTTTCCTGTTTGTGGGCGATGGTATTCTAAAGCTTTTCGGTATCGATTTCCAGTCGTTTGCCATGGCGGGTGCCATCATCATTTTTATTATTGGTCTGGAGATGATCCTGGGCAAAGACTTTTTCCATACTGACCCCGAAATTAAAAGTGGTTCTATAGTTCCGCTGGCCTTCCCGCTTATAGTTGGGGCCGGCACCATGACTACCCTGCTTTCGCTTCGTGCCGCTTATTCGGTTCCAAACATCCTGGTGGGCATTATTCTTAACCTGCTTTTTGTTTATATTGTACTAAAAGCATCTCCATGGATAGAGAAAAGACTTGGCAAAGCTGGCGCCGATGTGTTGCGTAAAGTGTTCGGAGTTATACTTTTAGCCATCGCCATTAAGCTGTTCAAGAGCAACCTGCCGATTTAA
- the rnhA gene encoding ribonuclease HI: MIELFTDGASRGNPGPGGFGVLLRWGPHVKELTAGFRKTTNNRMELLAVIVGLEAITKPGIPITVYSDSKYVVDAVEKRWVFGWQKKGFAGKANGDLWARFLRVYARHNVKFVWIRGHAGHPENERCDELAVASALQPNLPADEGFESGMFNSK; encoded by the coding sequence ATGATCGAATTATTTACTGACGGTGCTTCGCGAGGCAATCCGGGGCCAGGTGGTTTTGGTGTACTATTGCGCTGGGGGCCGCACGTAAAAGAGCTGACCGCCGGGTTCCGTAAAACAACCAACAACCGAATGGAGTTACTGGCTGTTATAGTTGGTTTAGAGGCTATTACCAAGCCTGGCATTCCGATTACCGTGTATTCCGACTCAAAGTATGTGGTCGATGCCGTGGAAAAACGTTGGGTATTTGGCTGGCAGAAAAAAGGCTTTGCCGGCAAAGCCAACGGCGACCTGTGGGCCCGTTTCCTGCGTGTTTATGCCAGGCACAACGTAAAATTTGTATGGATTCGCGGCCACGCCGGTCACCCCGAAAACGAACGCTGCGACGAGCTAGCCGTTGCCAGCGCCTTACAACCCAACCTGCCCGCCGACGAAGGGTTTGAATCAGGTATGTTCAATTCGAAATAA
- a CDS encoding tRNA1(Val) (adenine(37)-N6)-methyltransferase — translation MANTYFQFKQFKVEQDKCAMKVCTDSCLFGAVIDVSEASQILDIGTGTGLLSLMVAQRSEATIDAVEINPEAAAQASENFALSPWADRLHLHPVSLQEFAKVNQQNYGVILSNPPFFLASLKSGNAAKDSAKHTGDLFFEDILVFAQKHLTPQGKLYILLPPAEAQHFAELATDHQLYLTETIEVFTYINGQCIRHIQTYSFVKSASPTISQLHIREADKTTYTAAFTELLRDYYLHL, via the coding sequence TTGGCCAATACCTACTTCCAATTCAAGCAGTTTAAAGTAGAGCAGGACAAGTGCGCCATGAAAGTGTGTACCGATTCGTGCTTGTTTGGGGCTGTAATAGATGTCAGCGAGGCTAGCCAAATTTTAGATATTGGTACCGGCACGGGTTTGCTTTCGCTGATGGTAGCCCAGCGCTCCGAAGCAACTATAGATGCCGTTGAAATTAACCCGGAAGCAGCCGCACAGGCCTCAGAGAATTTTGCTTTAAGCCCCTGGGCAGACAGGCTGCATTTACACCCGGTAAGCTTGCAGGAATTTGCAAAGGTTAACCAGCAGAACTATGGCGTTATCCTTTCCAACCCGCCATTTTTCCTGGCATCCTTAAAGTCCGGAAATGCTGCAAAGGACAGCGCCAAACACACCGGAGATCTCTTTTTTGAAGATATCCTGGTTTTTGCACAGAAACACCTGACACCCCAGGGCAAACTATATATTCTGCTCCCACCAGCTGAGGCCCAACATTTTGCAGAACTGGCTACAGACCACCAACTATACCTTACAGAAACGATTGAAGTTTTTACTTACATCAACGGCCAGTGCATCCGCCATATCCAAACCTATAGTTTCGTAAAGTCAGCCTCCCCAACTATAAGCCAACTCCACATCCGCGAAGCCGATAAAACAACCTACACTGCTGCATTTACAGAACTATTACGCGACTATTATCTGCATTTGTAA
- a CDS encoding saccharopine dehydrogenase family protein, whose product MKNILLLGAGRSATSLIAYLLQHAPTENWHIRIGDMVVTHLHSLVDDLPYAEALVFDVHNDEQREAEVKQADLVISLLPAVFHIEVAKECLKQEKHLITASYVTPAFLELHTEAQQKNLTILMESGLDPGIDHMSAMAAIQHIEAKGGKLTSFKSYTGGLVAPESDTNPWNYKFTWNPRNVVLAGQGTAKYIRNGEYKYIPYHQLFKRTEQLYVDGYGHFEGYANRDSLSYREPYNLLDIPTMLRGTLRKPGYCAAWDVFVQLGLTDDSYTLEGSENMTYRSYFEAFLPYATNGETIEQRVANYLTIDEQSEVLQKLSWLDLFTEKPVELVGATPAQVLEKILKEKWQLSPGDKDMIVMQHLFEYELAGEKYEVTSSLVVKGDDEVHTAMAKTVGLPVGILAKLLLQGKISNRGIVIPTKPELYKPVLEELKSYGVNFIEQERLLEKVTIK is encoded by the coding sequence ATGAAAAATATCCTGCTGCTTGGCGCCGGCCGTTCTGCTACATCGCTCATCGCTTACCTTTTACAGCACGCACCCACCGAAAACTGGCACATCCGCATCGGCGACATGGTAGTGACCCACCTGCATAGTTTGGTTGATGATTTGCCTTACGCCGAAGCCCTGGTTTTTGACGTGCACAACGATGAACAGCGCGAAGCGGAAGTGAAACAGGCTGACCTGGTGATATCGCTGTTACCGGCTGTTTTTCACATAGAGGTGGCTAAAGAATGTCTGAAACAGGAAAAGCATCTGATCACGGCCTCGTATGTTACGCCTGCTTTTTTAGAACTGCACACCGAAGCACAGCAAAAGAACTTAACCATACTGATGGAATCCGGCCTGGACCCGGGCATTGACCATATGTCGGCAATGGCTGCTATACAGCACATAGAAGCGAAAGGCGGTAAGCTTACTTCTTTTAAGTCGTACACCGGCGGCCTGGTTGCGCCTGAGTCCGACACTAACCCTTGGAACTATAAGTTTACCTGGAACCCGCGCAACGTGGTACTGGCAGGGCAGGGCACAGCCAAGTATATCCGGAACGGTGAGTACAAATACATACCCTATCATCAACTGTTTAAGCGCACCGAGCAACTATACGTAGACGGCTACGGCCATTTCGAAGGCTATGCCAACCGCGACTCGCTCAGCTACCGCGAACCTTACAACCTGCTGGACATACCAACTATGCTGCGCGGTACGCTTCGTAAACCCGGTTATTGTGCCGCCTGGGACGTATTTGTGCAACTGGGCTTAACCGACGACAGCTATACCCTGGAGGGCTCGGAGAACATGACGTACCGTTCCTACTTTGAGGCTTTTCTGCCCTATGCTACCAACGGCGAAACTATAGAACAAAGGGTAGCCAACTACTTAACTATAGATGAACAGAGCGAAGTATTGCAGAAACTTTCCTGGCTCGACCTCTTTACCGAAAAGCCTGTAGAGCTGGTGGGTGCCACGCCGGCGCAGGTACTGGAGAAGATACTAAAGGAGAAATGGCAACTATCGCCCGGCGACAAAGACATGATCGTGATGCAGCATTTATTTGAGTATGAACTGGCAGGCGAGAAATATGAGGTCACCTCATCGCTGGTAGTGAAGGGAGATGATGAAGTGCACACGGCTATGGCGAAAACGGTGGGTTTGCCGGTTGGTATTCTGGCAAAACTGCTGCTACAGGGTAAGATCTCAAACCGTGGCATCGTTATCCCGACCAAACCGGAACTATACAAACCTGTGCTGGAAGAACTGAAGTCCTACGGCGTTAATTTTATAGAACAGGAAAGGCTGCTGGAAAAAGTAACTATAAAATAA
- the cdd gene encoding cytidine deaminase, which produces MANKLTINIDIDVLDSAAELSAQEMQAMELAQQAAADAYAPYSNFLVGAALVMEDGSMFKGSNQENAAYPSGLCAERTALFALSANYPKAKIKLLAVTARRRNEEEFLPAMPCGACRQVMAEYEFKQKEPIPVLLQAADGRYYRFNTVADLLPFQFTSDHL; this is translated from the coding sequence ATGGCAAATAAACTGACCATTAACATAGATATTGACGTACTGGATTCTGCTGCTGAACTGAGTGCACAGGAAATGCAAGCCATGGAACTGGCACAGCAAGCCGCAGCCGATGCCTATGCCCCTTATTCGAACTTTTTAGTAGGTGCTGCGCTGGTAATGGAAGATGGCAGCATGTTTAAAGGCAGCAACCAGGAAAACGCTGCTTACCCGTCGGGGTTATGTGCCGAGCGCACGGCTCTTTTTGCCCTTAGCGCCAACTACCCGAAAGCGAAAATTAAATTACTGGCCGTAACTGCCCGCCGCCGCAACGAGGAGGAATTTTTACCGGCCATGCCATGTGGCGCCTGCCGCCAGGTTATGGCCGAGTACGAGTTCAAACAAAAAGAGCCGATCCCGGTTTTGCTGCAGGCTGCCGATGGCAGGTACTATCGCTTTAACACCGTAGCCGACCTGTTGCCTTTCCAGTTTACTTCCGATCATTTGTAG
- a CDS encoding alpha/beta hydrolase has translation MTEQHLLTQRTARYYSLGTPSDEVTDLWIVCHGYGQLARYFLRHFAPLDNGRTIIVAPEALSRFYLDGFSGRVGATWMTKEDRLTEIEDQAAYLTLLLQTQLQQLSAEVRVTIVGFSQGGATVSRWLASGAAPVHRLILWAASFPEDIDFTAGKAAFTNLPVAIVYGTQDEFITPESLQKKQQLLSELGIAPQFYTFEGGHTLDAATLVKINEQL, from the coding sequence ATGACCGAGCAACACCTGCTAACACAGCGCACTGCCCGCTACTATAGTTTAGGGACTCCATCTGACGAGGTTACAGACCTCTGGATAGTTTGCCATGGTTACGGGCAGCTGGCCCGCTACTTTCTCCGTCATTTTGCTCCTCTGGATAATGGCCGCACAATTATAGTTGCGCCCGAAGCGCTTTCACGGTTTTACCTGGATGGATTTTCGGGGAGAGTGGGCGCCACCTGGATGACAAAAGAAGACCGTTTGACGGAAATTGAAGACCAGGCCGCTTACCTTACGTTGCTGCTGCAAACCCAGCTGCAACAACTATCTGCTGAAGTACGGGTAACTATAGTTGGCTTTTCGCAGGGTGGCGCTACAGTTAGCCGCTGGCTGGCCTCCGGTGCTGCGCCTGTGCACCGGCTTATTCTTTGGGCCGCATCTTTCCCTGAAGATATTGATTTTACTGCCGGTAAAGCTGCTTTCACAAACCTGCCTGTTGCTATAGTTTATGGTACACAGGATGAATTTATAACACCCGAAAGTCTTCAGAAAAAACAACAGCTCCTGTCTGAATTAGGCATTGCACCTCAGTTCTATACTTTTGAAGGAGGCCATACGCTTGATGCGGCTACTTTGGTAAAGATAAATGAGCAACTATAA
- a CDS encoding VOC family protein — MDILKIKETCLYVSDLAKTKAFYNGLLKFDVIGEVPGRHVFFRVGSSVLLCFIAEAARKPGSLPPHFGSGELHLAFEVSKENYAPTKATIETAGIPIEQEYDWGGGFLSFYFRDPDKHLLEVVMDGMWERKVEKLES, encoded by the coding sequence ATGGATATCCTGAAAATAAAGGAAACCTGCCTGTATGTGTCGGACCTGGCAAAGACCAAAGCTTTTTACAACGGCTTGCTTAAGTTTGATGTGATTGGCGAAGTGCCCGGGAGGCATGTGTTTTTCAGGGTGGGTAGTTCGGTGCTGTTATGCTTTATAGCGGAAGCAGCGCGTAAACCAGGCAGCCTGCCACCGCATTTTGGTTCGGGCGAGCTGCACCTGGCCTTTGAAGTAAGTAAAGAAAACTACGCACCAACAAAAGCAACTATAGAAACCGCCGGTATACCTATTGAACAGGAATATGACTGGGGCGGAGGTTTCCTGTCGTTTTATTTCCGGGACCCGGATAAGCATCTGCTGGAAGTTGTGATGGATGGCATGTGGGAGAGAAAAGTTGAAAAGTTAGAAAGTTAG
- a CDS encoding NHL repeat-containing protein has product MIKIFIVFASVLAIAFYFLRNRDQATPTSKAIKSETGKFETLAPLPSVVKESSGIETMPEKGNYLTHNDANNQPYLYEINENGKLVKTYKFKLPNVDWEDLTRDDNGNLYIGDIGNNNSKRSELAIYKVPFSEMANPQAIRFTYEDYEGKPSKKDKNSFDSEAFFWYDGNLYLISKDRNGSHEAKVYQLPDKPGTYTAKKIGTIKMTDRVTSACISPDASMIVLLSEGKIHLYRNVDNPELFFEGKPEEIQLSGAGQTEAVTFKDNNTLILTSEGGNLFQYTF; this is encoded by the coding sequence ATGATAAAAATCTTTATTGTTTTTGCATCTGTCCTGGCTATTGCCTTTTATTTTCTTCGTAACCGGGACCAGGCTACACCCACCTCAAAAGCAATAAAATCCGAAACTGGTAAATTCGAAACGCTTGCCCCCTTACCCAGTGTTGTAAAAGAAAGTTCAGGGATTGAGACTATGCCCGAAAAAGGAAATTATCTTACCCATAACGACGCGAACAACCAACCTTATCTTTACGAGATAAACGAAAACGGGAAGCTGGTAAAAACCTACAAATTTAAACTGCCCAATGTAGACTGGGAAGACCTGACACGGGACGATAACGGAAATTTATACATCGGCGATATTGGCAACAACAACAGCAAACGCAGCGAACTGGCCATTTATAAAGTACCTTTCAGCGAAATGGCAAACCCTCAGGCCATCCGCTTCACATACGAAGACTATGAAGGTAAACCGTCTAAAAAAGATAAGAACAGTTTTGACAGCGAAGCATTTTTCTGGTATGATGGCAATCTCTACCTGATATCAAAAGACCGCAATGGAAGCCATGAAGCAAAGGTTTACCAACTCCCTGACAAGCCTGGCACTTATACAGCTAAAAAGATAGGAACAATAAAAATGACCGACCGGGTTACAAGCGCATGCATCAGTCCTGATGCTAGTATGATTGTGTTGCTAAGCGAAGGTAAAATCCATCTGTATCGGAATGTAGATAACCCTGAATTATTTTTTGAAGGTAAACCTGAAGAAATACAACTGAGCGGCGCCGGCCAGACAGAGGCTGTCACTTTTAAAGATAATAACACACTTATACTTACCAGCGAAGGCGGCAATCTTTTCCAGTATACGTTTTAA
- the lgt gene encoding prolipoprotein diacylglyceryl transferase yields the protein MSLLNFITWNVDPEIFNIGPVSVRWYGLFFALAFVFGQRILTKIYVAEGRTEGDVDAITLYMIIGTVVGARLGHTLFYDPEYYLSNPIEILKIWEGGLASHGATIGILFALWLFSRNHKFNYMWVLDRIVIVVALGGALIRLGNLMNSEIIGKVTDVPWAFKFLRNNEIINGVAASQDPRHPAQLYESIMVFGLFVLLYWLWKKYKEALPLGLLFGLFVTLLFSFRFVIEFLKEDQVAKEATMTLNIGQLLSIPLIFIGLFVLFRVWRNPKPGLPGGKLAEVK from the coding sequence ATGAGTTTACTGAATTTTATTACCTGGAACGTAGATCCGGAAATATTTAACATCGGGCCGGTTTCTGTCCGTTGGTATGGGTTGTTTTTTGCGCTGGCTTTTGTGTTTGGGCAACGCATCCTTACCAAAATCTATGTGGCTGAAGGCCGTACCGAAGGCGATGTAGATGCTATAACGCTATACATGATCATTGGTACAGTAGTTGGTGCCCGACTAGGTCATACACTTTTTTACGACCCTGAATATTACTTGAGCAACCCGATCGAGATACTGAAAATATGGGAAGGCGGATTGGCGAGCCACGGAGCAACTATAGGTATTCTTTTCGCACTGTGGTTATTTAGCCGAAATCATAAATTTAATTACATGTGGGTGCTCGACCGCATTGTAATAGTGGTTGCCCTGGGCGGTGCGCTTATCCGTTTAGGTAACCTGATGAACTCCGAAATAATCGGGAAAGTGACGGATGTGCCATGGGCTTTTAAGTTCCTGAGAAACAACGAAATAATTAACGGTGTAGCCGCCTCGCAGGACCCACGCCACCCGGCACAGCTCTATGAGTCCATTATGGTTTTTGGCCTGTTTGTGTTGCTTTACTGGCTCTGGAAAAAGTATAAAGAAGCATTGCCGCTTGGGTTGCTTTTCGGTTTGTTTGTAACACTGCTCTTTAGTTTCAGATTTGTTATAGAATTCCTGAAAGAGGATCAGGTGGCAAAGGAAGCAACAATGACCTTAAACATCGGACAGCTTTTGAGCATCCCGCTTATATTTATTGGGCTGTTTGTACTGTTCAGAGTATGGCGAAATCCGAAGCCGGGGTTGCCGGGAGGTAAACTGGCAGAAGTTAAATAA